The Shinella zoogloeoides genome includes a region encoding these proteins:
- a CDS encoding glutamine synthetase family protein — MSRDLAARPPEAADIAEAEAFLAAHPEITAFDLVLIDLNGIARGKIVRRHELLPIFRSGRHLPGSILGLDVTGEDVEETGLVWSDGDADRRAWPIAGSLVPLPWTSPPRGEVRLALFELDGTPMAADPRHALARQVKLLEDDGFHPILAYELEFYLLDRQRTADGDFQPLRLPLSGERPEGIQVYGVTELDRLEPFIEAVYRGAEAQGLPVETMISEYAQGQFELTLRHGSALRAADDLAMLKRLLRGLAVRHSMMACFMAKPFAGRAGSGMHVHASLADAGGNNLFADRNEALSPLLKQAVAGLLETMHESMLVFAPHLNSWRRFSAQSYAPTTPTWGTNNRSVAVRIPAGAPAGRHLEQRAAGIDSNPYFVGATVLAGMRRGILAKADPGPETTAYAEAGGDELPPDWRSAIETATRSAFLRQALGERLHHVFLALKRAEYRRFAAEITALERTLYGEVV, encoded by the coding sequence GTGAGCCGCGACCTTGCCGCCCGCCCGCCGGAAGCCGCGGATATCGCCGAAGCCGAGGCCTTCCTCGCCGCGCACCCGGAAATCACCGCCTTCGATCTGGTGCTGATCGACCTCAACGGCATTGCCCGCGGCAAGATCGTAAGGCGGCACGAGCTGCTGCCGATCTTCCGTTCCGGCCGGCACCTGCCCGGCTCGATTCTCGGCCTCGACGTCACGGGCGAGGATGTGGAGGAAACCGGCCTCGTCTGGTCGGACGGCGATGCGGACCGGCGTGCCTGGCCGATCGCGGGCTCGCTCGTGCCCCTGCCCTGGACCTCCCCGCCGCGCGGCGAAGTACGCCTCGCCCTCTTCGAGCTGGACGGCACCCCGATGGCGGCCGACCCGCGCCATGCGCTCGCCCGTCAGGTGAAGCTGCTCGAAGACGATGGCTTCCATCCGATCCTCGCTTATGAACTGGAGTTCTACCTGCTCGACCGGCAGCGGACGGCCGACGGCGATTTTCAGCCGCTCCGTCTGCCGCTTTCCGGGGAGCGGCCGGAGGGCATCCAGGTCTATGGCGTCACCGAGCTTGACCGTCTGGAGCCCTTCATCGAGGCGGTCTATCGCGGCGCGGAGGCGCAGGGCCTGCCCGTCGAGACCATGATCTCGGAATATGCCCAAGGCCAGTTCGAGCTGACGCTGCGCCATGGCAGCGCGCTGCGCGCCGCCGACGATCTCGCCATGCTGAAACGTCTCCTGCGCGGCCTTGCCGTGCGTCATAGCATGATGGCCTGCTTCATGGCCAAGCCCTTTGCCGGCCGCGCCGGCTCCGGCATGCATGTCCATGCGAGCCTTGCCGATGCGGGAGGCAACAACCTCTTCGCCGACCGGAACGAGGCGCTTTCGCCCCTCCTGAAGCAGGCCGTCGCGGGGCTTCTGGAGACGATGCACGAATCCATGCTCGTCTTCGCGCCGCACCTCAACTCCTGGCGACGTTTCTCCGCCCAGAGCTATGCGCCGACGACGCCGACCTGGGGCACCAACAATCGCAGCGTCGCCGTCCGCATTCCCGCAGGCGCGCCCGCCGGCCGCCATCTCGAACAGCGCGCCGCGGGCATCGACTCCAATCCCTATTTCGTCGGTGCGACGGTGCTCGCCGGCATGCGCCGGGGCATCCTCGCAAAGGCCGATCCCGGCCCCGAAACGACCGCCTATGCAGAAGCGGGAGGCGACGAACTGCCGCCCGACTGGCGCAGCGCCATCGAGACGGCCACCCGCTCGGCCTTCCTCAGGCAAGCGCTCGGCGAGCGGCTGCACCACGTCTTCCTCGCCCTCAAGCGTGCCGAATACCGCCGCTTCGCGGCGGAGATCACCGCGCTCGAACGCACGCTCTACGGCGAGGTCGTCTGA
- the fba gene encoding class II fructose-bisphosphate aldolase (catalyzes the reversible aldol condensation of dihydroxyacetonephosphate and glyceraldehyde 3-phosphate in the Calvin cycle, glycolysis, and/or gluconeogenesis), protein MALITMRQLLDHAAENDYALPAFNVNNLEYIQAVMRAADATDSPVILQASRGARAYAGDAFLRHLILGAAEEYPHIPVCLHLDHGDQPSTCISAITNGFTSVMMDGSLLADGKTVASYEYNIDVTAEVVKIAHAAGVSVEGELGCLGNLETGAGDKEDGHGFEGKLSREELLTDPDQALDFVSKTGVDALAVAIGTSHGAYKFTRAPDGDILSIETIAKIHAKLPNTHLVMHGSSSVPQDLQDLFTAYGGEMKQTWGVPVAEIQKAIPLGVRKVNIDTDLRLAMTGTIRKNFKEKPDNFDPRTYLKPATARMTDVCKERFEAFRTAGKASGIRVKRLPDMAKFYAAK, encoded by the coding sequence ATGGCATTGATCACCATGCGGCAACTGCTCGATCACGCAGCGGAGAACGACTACGCACTGCCCGCATTCAACGTCAACAACCTGGAGTATATCCAGGCGGTCATGCGCGCGGCGGATGCCACGGACTCCCCGGTGATCCTGCAGGCGAGCCGCGGTGCGCGCGCCTATGCGGGCGATGCCTTCCTGCGTCACCTCATCCTCGGCGCCGCCGAGGAATATCCGCATATCCCGGTCTGCCTGCATCTCGACCACGGCGACCAGCCGTCGACCTGCATCTCGGCCATCACCAACGGCTTCACCTCCGTCATGATGGACGGCTCGCTGCTCGCTGACGGCAAGACCGTCGCCAGCTACGAATACAATATCGACGTCACGGCGGAAGTCGTGAAGATCGCCCATGCGGCCGGCGTCTCGGTCGAGGGCGAGCTTGGATGTCTCGGCAACCTTGAAACGGGCGCCGGCGACAAGGAGGACGGCCACGGCTTCGAGGGCAAGCTTTCCCGCGAGGAACTGCTGACCGACCCGGACCAGGCGCTCGACTTCGTTTCGAAGACCGGCGTCGACGCGCTCGCCGTCGCCATCGGCACCAGCCACGGCGCCTACAAGTTCACCCGCGCGCCGGACGGCGACATCCTCTCCATCGAGACGATCGCCAAGATCCACGCGAAGTTGCCGAACACCCATCTCGTCATGCACGGCTCGTCCTCGGTTCCGCAGGACCTGCAGGACCTCTTCACCGCCTACGGCGGCGAGATGAAGCAGACCTGGGGCGTTCCCGTCGCCGAAATCCAGAAGGCGATCCCGCTCGGCGTGCGCAAGGTCAATATCGATACGGACCTGCGCCTCGCCATGACCGGCACGATCCGCAAGAACTTCAAGGAAAAGCCCGACAATTTCGATCCGCGCACCTACCTGAAGCCGGCGACCGCCCGCATGACGGACGTCTGCAAGGAGCGCTTCGAGGCCTTCCGCACCGCCGGCAAGGCCTCCGGCATCCGCGTCAAGCGCCTTCCCGACATGGCGAAGTTCTACGCCGCGAAGTAA
- a CDS encoding LacI family DNA-binding transcriptional regulator, with amino-acid sequence MTRTSPPKRTTIYDLAELAGTSASAVSAVLNGNWKKRRISAKLAEKITKLAEEQGYALNMQASVLRRERSKIIGMIVPKYDNRYFGSIVEQFEALARERGLFPIVTCTRRDPALEVEAARAMLSYQVDCLIATGATDPDRIVDLCAASGVRTVNLDLPGSRAPSVISDNYGGALELTRRVLANCEREYGEKAPLLFVGGRGTDHNTIERVRGFRDAHAQAGVTVDESLVMTCGYAPDKAEKAMRQMAENASVLPRGMFVNSTISLEGVMRWIRRSGRYADGVPHLGCFDWDPFVAMLGDHIEMVRQDVPKMLEAVFGIIDAGTTDPAVIQIPPIVEKIG; translated from the coding sequence GTGACTCGGACGAGCCCGCCGAAAAGGACCACGATCTACGATCTCGCGGAACTGGCGGGGACCTCCGCAAGTGCCGTCAGCGCCGTCCTGAACGGCAACTGGAAGAAGCGGCGCATCAGCGCGAAACTCGCCGAGAAGATCACCAAGCTCGCCGAGGAGCAGGGCTATGCGCTCAACATGCAGGCGAGCGTGCTGCGGCGCGAGCGCTCCAAAATCATCGGCATGATCGTGCCCAAATACGACAACCGCTATTTCGGCTCCATCGTCGAGCAGTTCGAGGCGCTGGCGCGGGAGAGGGGGCTTTTCCCGATCGTCACCTGCACGCGGCGCGATCCGGCGCTCGAGGTCGAGGCGGCACGGGCCATGCTCTCCTACCAAGTGGACTGCCTGATCGCGACCGGCGCGACGGATCCCGACCGCATCGTCGACCTGTGCGCCGCCTCCGGTGTGCGCACCGTCAATCTCGACCTGCCGGGCTCGCGCGCGCCTTCCGTCATCTCCGACAATTACGGCGGGGCGCTGGAACTGACGCGCCGCGTGCTTGCGAATTGCGAGAGGGAATATGGGGAGAAGGCGCCGCTCCTCTTCGTCGGCGGTCGCGGCACGGACCATAATACGATCGAACGCGTGCGCGGTTTCCGCGATGCCCATGCGCAGGCCGGCGTGACAGTCGACGAAAGCCTCGTCATGACCTGCGGCTATGCGCCCGACAAGGCGGAGAAGGCGATGCGGCAGATGGCCGAAAACGCCAGCGTGCTGCCGCGCGGCATGTTCGTCAATTCGACGATCTCGCTGGAAGGCGTCATGCGCTGGATCCGCCGGTCCGGCCGCTATGCCGACGGCGTGCCGCATCTCGGCTGCTTCGACTGGGATCCCTTCGTCGCCATGCTCGGCGACCATATCGAGATGGTCCGGCAGGACGTGCCGAAAATGCTCGAAGCCGTCTTCGGCATCATCGACGCCGGCACGACCGATCCCGCCGTCATCCAGATCCCGCCGATCGTCGAGAAGATCGGCTGA
- a CDS encoding transaminase, which produces MERANLEARARALIEAEEEVFRARRPRSAAAHDEAASGFFDGVPQHWMLDWPAPFPVVVDRASGAELVDIDGNRIVDVCLGDTGAMFGHGPAPVLEALKNAGTRGLTTMLPSSDAQIVGRLLVERFGLPRWQLGATASDANRFAIRVARAVTGRAKLLVFDGCYHGAVDETLVDLVNGRTVSRRNLLGQVRDLGELTVSIPFNDEAALEKALAGHDIACVLAEPVMTNCGMIPPAPGFHDALRRLTREAGTLLLIDETHTISTGLGGYSRVHGLEPDLMVMGKPIGGGVPVSVWGMTEAISDRLHVIRREQSGHGHSGIGTTLSGSALQLACLRACLEHVMTEDAYRIMQARADRIEAGFKAAIADAGLGWTVSRVGARLEVVFSPVPVRNAAEARAAASDTIEAALHLAMLNLGYLLTPFHNMVLVSPALSEQQANGLVEAFASVLGRLAERRRAAA; this is translated from the coding sequence ATGGAGAGGGCGAACCTGGAGGCGCGCGCCCGCGCGCTCATCGAGGCGGAGGAAGAGGTCTTTCGCGCAAGGCGGCCGCGCTCGGCCGCGGCGCATGACGAGGCGGCATCAGGCTTCTTCGACGGCGTGCCGCAGCACTGGATGCTCGACTGGCCGGCCCCCTTCCCCGTCGTCGTCGACCGGGCAAGCGGCGCCGAGCTCGTGGATATCGACGGCAACCGCATCGTCGACGTCTGCCTCGGCGATACCGGCGCCATGTTCGGCCACGGCCCCGCCCCGGTGCTGGAGGCGCTGAAGAATGCGGGAACGCGCGGTCTGACGACCATGCTGCCCTCCTCGGATGCGCAGATCGTCGGCCGGCTGCTGGTGGAGCGCTTCGGCCTGCCGCGCTGGCAGCTCGGCGCCACCGCCAGCGACGCCAACCGCTTTGCGATCCGTGTCGCGCGCGCCGTGACCGGCCGGGCGAAGCTGCTGGTCTTCGACGGCTGCTATCACGGCGCCGTGGACGAGACGCTGGTCGACCTCGTCAACGGCCGGACCGTTTCGCGCCGCAACCTCCTCGGACAGGTCCGCGATCTCGGCGAACTCACCGTCTCCATTCCTTTCAACGACGAGGCGGCGCTCGAAAAGGCGCTTGCCGGGCATGACATCGCCTGTGTCCTCGCCGAGCCGGTCATGACGAATTGCGGCATGATCCCCCCTGCCCCCGGTTTCCACGATGCCCTGCGCCGCCTTACGCGCGAGGCCGGAACGCTGCTCCTCATCGACGAGACGCACACCATCTCCACCGGGCTTGGCGGCTATAGCCGCGTGCATGGCCTCGAACCCGACCTGATGGTCATGGGCAAGCCCATCGGCGGCGGCGTTCCCGTCAGCGTCTGGGGCATGACCGAGGCGATCTCGGACAGGCTGCACGTCATCCGCCGCGAGCAGAGCGGCCACGGCCATTCCGGCATCGGCACCACGCTTTCCGGCAGCGCCCTGCAACTCGCCTGCCTGCGCGCCTGCCTCGAACATGTCATGACGGAAGATGCCTACCGCATCATGCAGGCCCGCGCCGACCGCATCGAGGCCGGCTTCAAGGCCGCGATCGCCGATGCCGGCCTCGGCTGGACGGTTTCGCGCGTCGGTGCGCGGCTGGAGGTCGTGTTCTCGCCCGTGCCGGTGCGCAATGCCGCCGAGGCCCGCGCCGCCGCTTCCGACACGATCGAGGCCGCGCTGCATCTTGCCATGCTCAATCTCGGTTACCTGCTGACGCCGTTCCACAACATGGTGCTCGTTAGCCCCGCCCTTTCGGAGCAGCAGGCGAATGGCCTTGTCGAGGCCTTCGCGAGCGTTCTCGGCCGCCTTGCCGAGCGGAGGAGGGCCGCCGCGTGA
- a CDS encoding alpha-hydroxy acid oxidase, protein MEQALTIADLKERARRRVPKMFFDYADSGAWTEGTYRANEDDFHKVKLRQRVLVDMSNRSLASEMIGEKVSMPVALAPTGLTGMQHADGEMLAAQAAEEFGVPFTLSTMSICSIEDVRSVTTKPFWFQLYVMQDKDFVHNLIDRAKAAGCSALVLTLDLQILGQRHKDVRNGLSAPPRFTPKHLWQMATRPFWCLDMLGTKRRTFGNILGHAKGVTDLSSLSSWTTEQFDPQLSWKDIEWIRERWGGKLILKGILDEEDARMSLGSGADAIIVSNHGGRQLDGAASSISMLPRIVDAVGDRMEVHLDGGIRSGQDVLKAVCYGARGTYIGRPFLYGLGAGGKAGVRRALEIIHKELDVTMALCGERDIRNLSRENLLRDV, encoded by the coding sequence GTGGAACAGGCCCTGACGATCGCAGACCTCAAGGAACGGGCGCGCCGCCGCGTGCCGAAGATGTTCTTCGACTATGCCGATTCCGGAGCCTGGACGGAGGGCACCTACCGCGCCAACGAGGACGACTTCCACAAGGTGAAGCTGCGCCAGCGCGTGCTGGTCGACATGAGCAATCGCTCGCTGGCAAGCGAGATGATCGGCGAGAAGGTCTCCATGCCCGTCGCCCTCGCGCCGACCGGCCTGACCGGCATGCAGCATGCCGACGGCGAGATGCTCGCCGCCCAGGCCGCCGAGGAATTCGGCGTTCCCTTCACGCTCTCCACCATGAGCATCTGCTCGATCGAGGACGTGCGCTCCGTCACCACGAAGCCCTTCTGGTTCCAGCTCTATGTGATGCAGGACAAGGATTTCGTCCACAATCTCATCGACCGTGCGAAGGCGGCGGGCTGCTCGGCCCTCGTGCTGACGCTCGACCTCCAGATTCTCGGCCAGCGCCACAAGGATGTACGCAACGGCCTTTCCGCCCCGCCGCGCTTCACGCCGAAGCATCTCTGGCAGATGGCGACGCGGCCCTTCTGGTGCCTCGACATGCTCGGTACGAAGCGCCGCACCTTCGGCAACATCCTCGGCCACGCCAAGGGCGTCACGGACCTTTCCTCGCTCTCTTCCTGGACCACGGAACAGTTCGATCCGCAGCTCTCGTGGAAGGACATCGAATGGATTCGCGAGCGCTGGGGCGGCAAGCTCATCCTCAAGGGCATCCTCGACGAGGAGGATGCCCGCATGTCGCTCGGCAGCGGCGCGGATGCGATCATCGTCTCCAACCATGGTGGCCGCCAGCTCGATGGCGCGGCCTCCTCGATCAGCATGCTGCCGCGCATCGTCGATGCCGTCGGCGACAGGATGGAAGTCCATCTAGACGGCGGCATCCGCTCGGGCCAGGATGTCCTCAAGGCCGTCTGCTACGGCGCCAGGGGGACCTATATCGGCCGCCCCTTCCTCTACGGCCTCGGCGCCGGCGGCAAGGCCGGCGTGCGCCGGGCGCTGGAGATCATCCACAAGGAACTCGACGTCACGATGGCCCTCTGCGGCGAACGCGATATCAGGAACCTCTCGCGGGAGAACCTGCTCAGGGACGTGTAA
- a CDS encoding AraC family transcriptional regulator has protein sequence MSPADKLPSYSVVAEAGADCRRKSHLFAETLAPVFRTTVETPERLADFRASLSTYFLGPALLFAADLRGTTYTFSRDPARIARSGLDLIHVQLTLDGGDLRTTNGETVPVEAGDISILDLSRPMHSVTRHCRNLTLALPRHLLFAREAQNDALHGLLLKGTTSPARLIASHLRTLFESLPDIDEAEAPAFVTATANLVANLVGPRIAARSQPSPTVRGAVIMEIRRYIEQNIALADLGPDHLCRAFALSRASLYRLFAPIGGVTDYIRARRLRAAFDMLANDGKRTVGEVAYACGFADISAFSRAFRNQFGMSPSAVREMDGRSPLARGSLDKQAAASVHDWLRIVGSL, from the coding sequence ATGAGCCCTGCCGACAAACTGCCCTCCTACTCCGTGGTCGCGGAAGCCGGTGCGGACTGCCGCCGCAAGAGCCATCTTTTCGCCGAAACGCTCGCCCCGGTGTTCCGCACGACAGTGGAGACGCCGGAGCGGCTCGCCGATTTCCGGGCGAGCCTTTCGACCTACTTCCTGGGCCCTGCCCTGCTGTTCGCCGCGGACCTGCGGGGCACGACTTATACGTTCTCGCGCGATCCCGCCCGCATCGCCCGCAGCGGCCTCGACCTCATCCACGTGCAACTGACGCTCGATGGGGGGGACCTGCGCACGACGAACGGCGAAACCGTGCCGGTCGAGGCCGGCGACATATCCATCCTCGACCTCTCGCGGCCGATGCATTCCGTCACGCGGCACTGCCGCAACCTCACCCTCGCCCTGCCGCGCCACCTGCTGTTTGCAAGGGAAGCGCAGAACGATGCGTTGCACGGCCTTCTGCTGAAGGGCACGACCAGCCCGGCACGCCTGATCGCAAGCCATCTGCGCACTCTCTTCGAGAGCCTGCCGGACATCGACGAGGCGGAAGCGCCGGCATTCGTCACGGCGACGGCGAACCTCGTCGCCAATCTCGTCGGGCCGCGGATCGCGGCGCGCAGCCAGCCGTCGCCCACCGTGCGCGGCGCGGTCATCATGGAGATCCGCCGGTATATCGAGCAGAATATCGCTCTTGCAGACCTCGGCCCCGATCACCTTTGCCGGGCGTTCGCGCTCTCGCGGGCATCGCTCTACCGGCTGTTCGCGCCGATCGGCGGCGTCACGGACTATATCCGCGCCCGCCGCCTGCGCGCCGCCTTCGACATGCTGGCCAATGACGGCAAGCGCACCGTCGGCGAGGTCGCCTATGCCTGCGGCTTTGCCGATATCTCCGCCTTTTCCCGTGCCTTCCGCAACCAGTTCGGCATGAGCCCGAGCGCGGTGCGGGAGATGGACGGCAGGAGCCCCCTTGCCCGAGGTTCGCTGGACAAGCAGGCGGCCGCCTCGGTGCACGATTGGCTGCGCATCGTCGGTTCGCTGTAA
- a CDS encoding DUF3307 domain-containing protein — translation MIEIPDQISTLWIAAALAAFLVKHYLADFLLQTDWMAAGKERPNGWLAPLAAHAGVHGAMTALLFLLVSPPLAWLGIADALIHGVIDRLKSLAARRLQVTPRQAGFWWLFGADQSLHHLIHIGLAILLAAAGSAS, via the coding sequence ATGATCGAGATACCGGACCAGATTTCGACCCTGTGGATCGCCGCCGCGCTGGCGGCGTTCCTGGTAAAACACTATCTGGCGGATTTCCTGCTTCAGACGGACTGGATGGCGGCGGGCAAGGAGCGGCCGAACGGCTGGCTGGCGCCGCTTGCGGCCCATGCCGGCGTCCATGGCGCGATGACGGCGCTGCTCTTCCTCCTGGTCTCCCCGCCCCTCGCCTGGCTTGGAATTGCCGATGCGCTCATTCATGGCGTCATCGACCGGCTGAAGAGCCTTGCCGCGCGGCGCCTGCAGGTGACGCCGCGACAGGCCGGTTTCTGGTGGCTTTTCGGCGCGGACCAGAGCCTGCACCATCTCATCCATATCGGCCTTGCGATCCTCCTTGCCGCAGCGGGATCGGCCTCCTGA
- a CDS encoding histone deacetylase family protein: MKTFYTADHHLHHSGMELSFGRIVETFEKPERAEIVLRRVREVGLGPVLEPAAYDRAAIERIHTPDYLDFLQNVFAEWRAAGREGEVWPYSWRHRSMPMIDAPPSGLDARLSYYSFDMAGSITETTWQAAKRAADTALAGADAVLAGERAAFSLCRPPGHHAGRDFFGGYCYLNNAAIAAQRFLDNGHARVAIFDVDYHHGNGTQEIFYDRDDVLLASLHGDPDFEFPFHLGYARERGAGKGEGHNLNYPLPAGTAWPEWLTAFEDAHARIRTYAPTALVISLGVDTFKEDPISQFKLESEHFSTIGRRIADFGLPTLFVMEGGYAVEALGVNAVNVLQGFEEV; encoded by the coding sequence ATGAAAACCTTCTACACCGCCGACCACCACCTGCATCACAGCGGCATGGAGCTTTCCTTCGGCCGCATCGTGGAAACCTTCGAGAAGCCCGAGCGCGCCGAAATCGTGCTTCGGCGCGTCAGGGAGGTCGGGCTCGGCCCGGTTCTGGAGCCAGCCGCCTACGACCGGGCGGCCATCGAGCGCATCCATACGCCGGATTATCTCGATTTCCTGCAGAACGTCTTTGCCGAATGGCGGGCGGCGGGCCGTGAGGGTGAAGTCTGGCCCTATAGCTGGCGCCATCGCTCCATGCCGATGATCGACGCCCCGCCGTCGGGCCTCGATGCCCGACTTTCCTACTATTCCTTCGACATGGCCGGCTCGATCACCGAGACGACCTGGCAGGCGGCGAAGCGCGCCGCCGATACGGCGCTCGCCGGCGCCGACGCCGTGCTTGCCGGCGAGCGAGCCGCCTTTTCGCTCTGCCGTCCGCCCGGTCATCATGCGGGCCGGGATTTCTTCGGCGGCTACTGCTACCTCAACAATGCCGCCATCGCCGCCCAGCGCTTCCTCGACAACGGCCATGCCCGCGTCGCGATCTTCGATGTCGATTACCATCACGGCAACGGCACGCAGGAAATCTTCTACGACCGCGACGACGTGCTGCTCGCGAGCCTGCACGGCGATCCGGATTTCGAATTCCCCTTCCATCTCGGCTACGCTCGCGAGCGCGGCGCCGGAAAGGGCGAAGGCCATAACCTCAACTATCCCCTGCCCGCCGGCACGGCCTGGCCGGAATGGCTCACCGCCTTCGAGGACGCGCATGCAAGAATCCGCACCTACGCCCCGACCGCCCTCGTCATCTCGCTCGGCGTCGATACGTTCAAGGAAGACCCGATCTCGCAGTTCAAACTGGAGAGCGAGCACTTTTCCACCATCGGCCGCCGCATCGCCGATTTCGGCCTGCCGACCCTCTTCGTGATGGAAGGCGGCTATGCGGTGGAGGCGCTGGGCGTGAACGCGGTGAACGTGCTGCAGGGCTTCGAGGAGGTGTGA
- a CDS encoding AGE family epimerase/isomerase: MGATGHLGTAWRERDYHRQWLWREANRLFDFFQNRAFNPLGGFHELDVEGRPINAGNPVRGIHSTARMVHCFAIGSLLGRPGSDDIVDHGMKYLWEKHRDHERGGYHWSLDNAGLLDATKQGYGHAFVLLAASSAKVAGHPDADRMIADVTEVLEKRFWEDSHGAITEEFEADWTPIPGYRGQNSNMHLTEALMAAYEATGQKSYLDKAESIADLVIRRRAGENGFRVPEHFDENWVLDKDYRGNEMFRPSGTTPGHWLEWARLVLQLHALGGRRHAWMPDAAKALFAQSVALGWDKEKSGFFYTLDWNDEPAKRNKLWWPMAEGVGAAAFLCEHLPSDFHETWYRRIWDGIARHFLDQDRGGWHEELTEDLVPSYTLFAGKGDIYHALQACLIPLYPATGSLTKGIVEAGSR, from the coding sequence ATGGGCGCAACGGGACATCTCGGCACGGCTTGGCGCGAACGCGACTATCACCGGCAATGGCTCTGGCGGGAAGCGAACCGCCTGTTCGATTTCTTCCAGAACCGCGCCTTCAATCCTCTTGGCGGCTTCCATGAACTCGACGTCGAGGGCCGGCCGATCAATGCCGGCAATCCGGTGCGCGGCATCCATTCCACCGCGCGCATGGTGCATTGCTTCGCCATCGGCAGCCTGCTCGGCCGTCCCGGTTCGGACGACATCGTCGACCACGGCATGAAATATCTCTGGGAAAAGCATCGCGACCACGAGCGCGGCGGCTATCACTGGTCGCTCGACAATGCCGGCCTGCTCGACGCCACCAAGCAGGGCTATGGCCATGCCTTCGTGCTGCTGGCTGCTTCCAGCGCGAAGGTCGCGGGCCATCCCGACGCCGACCGCATGATCGCGGATGTCACCGAGGTGCTGGAAAAGCGCTTCTGGGAGGACAGCCACGGCGCGATCACGGAGGAATTCGAGGCGGACTGGACGCCCATCCCCGGCTATCGCGGCCAGAACTCCAACATGCATCTCACCGAAGCCCTGATGGCCGCCTACGAGGCGACCGGCCAGAAGAGCTATCTCGACAAGGCCGAAAGCATCGCCGATCTCGTCATCCGCCGCCGCGCCGGGGAGAACGGTTTCCGCGTGCCCGAGCATTTCGACGAGAACTGGGTGCTGGACAAGGATTACCGCGGCAACGAGATGTTTCGCCCCTCCGGCACCACGCCCGGCCATTGGCTGGAATGGGCCCGCCTCGTGCTCCAGCTCCACGCCCTCGGCGGTCGCAGGCATGCCTGGATGCCGGATGCCGCCAAGGCGCTCTTCGCCCAGTCGGTCGCGCTCGGCTGGGATAAGGAAAAGAGCGGCTTCTTCTATACGCTCGACTGGAACGACGAGCCGGCCAAGCGCAACAAGCTGTGGTGGCCGATGGCCGAGGGCGTCGGCGCGGCCGCCTTCCTTTGCGAACATCTGCCGAGCGACTTCCACGAGACCTGGTATCGCAGGATCTGGGACGGGATCGCCCGCCATTTCCTCGATCAGGATCGCGGCGGCTGGCATGAGGAGCTCACGGAGGATCTCGTTCCGAGCTACACCCTGTTCGCCGGCAAGGGCGACATCTATCATGCGCTCCAGGCCTGCCTCATTCCGCTCTATCCGGCGACGGGCAGCCTGACCAAAGGCATCGTCGAGGCGGGTAGCCGCTAA